The Nostoc sp. 'Lobaria pulmonaria (5183) cyanobiont' genome window below encodes:
- a CDS encoding glycosyltransferase family 4 protein translates to MGDGEQSQQLKQLTFDLGIANKVNFLGKVPQKEVLLKVQDALALIAPSRWQEPAGYVVLEASSVQTCSIVSKMGGLSEVAGPHSLFFENEDAEELAKCMRYCLDNPDEAINRGFQSSQYVAEKFSAARAVARLLEICSQLTPKALVTKSDT, encoded by the coding sequence ATTGGCGATGGCGAACAATCTCAGCAATTAAAACAGCTAACGTTTGATTTAGGAATTGCCAACAAAGTTAATTTTTTAGGTAAAGTTCCTCAAAAAGAAGTACTTCTAAAAGTTCAAGATGCTTTGGCTTTAATTGCTCCATCTCGTTGGCAAGAACCGGCAGGTTACGTAGTGTTAGAAGCCTCTAGCGTTCAAACCTGCTCGATTGTCTCAAAAATGGGAGGATTGTCAGAAGTGGCAGGACCGCACAGCCTATTTTTTGAAAATGAAGATGCAGAAGAATTAGCCAAATGTATGCGATACTGCTTAGATAATCCAGATGAAGCAATTAACCGGGGTTTTCAGTCCAGCCAATACGTTGCAGAAAAGTTTTCAGCTGCGCGTGCTGTTGCTCGACTGCTGGAAATTTGTAGTCAACTTACTCCTAAAGCATTGGTAACAAAATCTGATACATAA
- a CDS encoding DUF3143 domain-containing protein, which translates to MALLPSDTPLYNHPLPQIEQWLKDQGCQQDETQRHCWRVQRPSWQAELWLDVEQIVVRYVQSGENGQDVQRSFKYSLSRDDVEQAVFSGP; encoded by the coding sequence ATGGCTCTTCTTCCTTCTGATACTCCGCTATATAATCATCCCCTGCCACAAATTGAGCAGTGGCTAAAAGACCAAGGCTGTCAACAAGACGAAACACAAAGGCATTGCTGGCGCGTACAGCGACCTAGTTGGCAAGCTGAATTATGGCTCGATGTTGAACAAATTGTAGTGCGATATGTTCAATCTGGGGAAAATGGACAAGATGTCCAACGCTCATTCAAGTATTCTCTTAGTCGGGATGATGTAGAACAAGCTGTGTTTTCTGGGCCATAA
- a CDS encoding J domain-containing protein gives MPQSSEPTYYSLLGLHPWASGIDIRRAYRQLSKLYHPDTTDLPTAIATPKFQQINEAYATLSHPERRFGYDLKIGYSRFGVIQPPPDLNHPVSRSHDWSKSAYLDASDRPLSSGEIFALFMLVLTFVGCLLLAVAIGLTRGEAAIHSHKLQSSAFVQQQITYMSQLITYLIIKN, from the coding sequence ATGCCACAAAGCAGCGAACCAACTTATTACTCTCTGCTAGGACTGCATCCCTGGGCATCGGGAATTGACATTCGTCGCGCTTATCGGCAACTGAGCAAACTTTATCATCCTGATACTACAGACTTGCCGACTGCGATCGCCACTCCCAAATTTCAGCAAATCAACGAAGCCTACGCCACCCTTAGCCATCCAGAACGGCGCTTCGGCTACGATTTAAAAATTGGCTATTCCCGCTTTGGAGTGATTCAACCACCCCCTGATTTGAATCATCCCGTCTCGCGTTCTCATGACTGGTCAAAATCAGCTTACCTTGATGCGAGCGATCGCCCCTTATCATCTGGCGAAATATTTGCTTTATTTATGCTGGTGTTAACATTTGTAGGTTGTCTGTTATTAGCAGTTGCTATTGGCTTAACTCGTGGCGAGGCTGCGATCCATTCCCATAAGCTGCAATCATCTGCATTTGTACAACAGCAGATTACCTATATGTCGCAACTAATTACCTATCTGATAATTAAAAATTAA
- a CDS encoding DnaJ C-terminal domain-containing protein translates to MQNLPNFRDYYEILGVSKDASGEEIKKVYRRLARQYHPDLNPGNKESEEKFKDIGEAYEVLSDPAKRSQYDQFSRYWKQKGFAGNKQTPKAKTWQSSQADRNGNQDVDPSQFSDFESFINQVIGVKNKSAANNSSNGNNSDPFRTPRTKVAYTVNTPPRTTRRDIEARLTLPLEKAYQGGNERIRLEDGRSLEVNMPPGMVTGQTIRLRNQGVGGGDLYLKITVEPHRLFKLEGLNIVCQVPVTPSEAVLGGQVEAPTLDGPVKMTTPPGVRSGQKFRLGNKGYPSDDGKRGDQLVEIQIVTPKNISQEEQELYEKLRQIETFKPRADLIR, encoded by the coding sequence ATGCAAAATTTGCCGAACTTTCGCGATTACTACGAGATTTTAGGAGTATCTAAAGATGCCTCTGGTGAGGAAATTAAAAAGGTTTATCGGCGGTTAGCAAGGCAATATCACCCCGATCTGAATCCGGGTAACAAAGAATCTGAGGAAAAATTTAAGGATATCGGCGAGGCTTATGAAGTTCTTTCCGATCCAGCCAAGCGATCGCAGTACGACCAGTTTAGCCGCTACTGGAAGCAAAAAGGCTTTGCGGGTAACAAACAGACACCAAAGGCTAAAACTTGGCAGAGTAGCCAAGCCGATCGCAACGGTAATCAGGACGTAGATCCCAGCCAATTCTCCGACTTTGAAAGCTTTATTAATCAAGTTATCGGTGTCAAAAATAAGAGTGCGGCAAATAACTCCAGTAATGGCAATAATAGCGATCCGTTTCGTACTCCCAGAACAAAAGTTGCCTACACCGTTAACACTCCACCTCGCACAACCCGTCGAGATATAGAAGCCAGATTAACCCTTCCACTAGAAAAAGCTTATCAAGGTGGTAATGAACGCATTCGTTTGGAAGATGGGCGATCGCTAGAAGTTAATATGCCTCCAGGGATGGTAACAGGTCAAACCATCCGTTTGCGGAACCAAGGCGTTGGTGGTGGCGATCTATACTTAAAAATTACCGTTGAACCTCATCGATTATTTAAGCTAGAAGGTTTAAATATCGTTTGCCAAGTACCTGTTACTCCTAGCGAGGCAGTTTTAGGAGGACAGGTAGAAGCACCGACTCTTGATGGGCCTGTAAAAATGACTACCCCTCCTGGAGTTAGGTCTGGTCAAAAATTTCGACTAGGCAATAAAGGCTATCCCAGTGATGACGGCAAACGTGGCGATCAACTAGTAGAAATTCAAATAGTTACACCGAAAAATATTAGTCAAGAAGAACAAGAACTTTACGAAAAGTTACGGCAAATTGAAACCTTTAAACCCCGTGCTGATTTAATACGTTAG
- the dnaK gene encoding molecular chaperone DnaK has protein sequence MGKVVGIDLGTTNSVVAVMEGGKPVVIANAEGMRTTPSVVGFSKEGERVVGQMARRQTVLNPQNTFFAVKRFIGRKYGELNADSKRVPYTIRKDEVGNIKIACPRLNKDFAPEEISAMVLKKLADDASRYLGEPVTGAVITVPAYFNDSQRQATRDAGRIAGLEVLRILNEPTAASLAYGLDRGDTETILVFDLGGGTFDVSILEVGDGIFEVKATSGDTQLGGNDFDKIIVDWLAEQFLETEEVDLRRDRQALQRLMEAAEKAKIELSAVSVTDINLPFITATEDGPKHLETRLTRSQFEGLCGDLVGRLRTPVKRALKDAGLSPRDIEEVVLVGGSTRMPMVKQLVRDLIGTEPNENVNPDEVVGVGAAIQAGILAGELKDVLLLDVTPLSMGLETIGGVMKKLIPRNTTIPVRRSDIFSTSENNQNTVEIHVVQGEREMAANNKSLGRFKLYGIPPAPRGIPQVQVSFDIDANGILQVTALDRTTGREQSITIQGASTLNESEVNRMIQDAQKYADVDRERKERIEKRTRSEALIFQAERQLREVALEFGMQFARSRRQRIDNICRQLKESLQENSDRGIDQAYADLQDALYELNREVRQTYAEDEDDDLFGTIRDIFTGGDKERERESPRDTYRERDSYSKDYGKDYGRDYGRDYSRDNRSSSYESRPPRKSRPSYQDNWDDEEDNDWL, from the coding sequence ATGGGCAAGGTAGTCGGCATCGACTTGGGTACAACCAACTCAGTAGTCGCCGTTATGGAGGGTGGCAAGCCGGTGGTGATTGCCAATGCAGAAGGAATGCGAACAACCCCCTCCGTAGTTGGCTTCAGCAAAGAAGGTGAAAGGGTGGTTGGGCAAATGGCACGGCGACAAACCGTCCTCAATCCCCAAAATACCTTTTTTGCAGTTAAACGCTTCATTGGGCGGAAGTATGGCGAACTTAATGCAGATTCCAAGCGTGTACCCTACACCATCCGCAAAGACGAAGTAGGTAATATTAAAATTGCCTGTCCCCGTCTCAATAAAGATTTCGCCCCAGAAGAAATTTCGGCAATGGTGCTGAAGAAATTGGCAGACGATGCTAGCCGCTATTTGGGTGAACCAGTCACAGGGGCAGTGATTACAGTACCCGCCTATTTTAACGATTCTCAGCGGCAGGCAACCCGCGATGCTGGTAGAATTGCTGGCTTAGAGGTGCTACGAATTCTTAATGAACCGACGGCGGCATCTTTGGCTTATGGATTAGATCGGGGTGACACGGAAACTATCTTAGTATTTGACTTGGGTGGTGGCACTTTTGACGTGTCGATTTTAGAAGTAGGCGATGGGATATTTGAAGTCAAGGCTACCAGTGGCGATACGCAACTTGGTGGGAACGACTTTGACAAAATAATAGTAGATTGGTTAGCAGAGCAATTTCTGGAAACAGAAGAGGTAGACTTAAGACGCGATCGCCAAGCTTTGCAACGTCTGATGGAAGCTGCGGAAAAAGCCAAAATTGAGCTTTCTGCTGTCAGCGTCACCGATATTAACTTACCCTTCATCACCGCCACTGAAGATGGCCCCAAACATCTCGAAACTCGTTTAACTCGTTCCCAGTTTGAAGGCTTGTGTGGTGATTTGGTGGGAAGATTGCGGACACCAGTGAAACGAGCGCTCAAAGATGCCGGACTTTCACCTAGAGACATTGAAGAAGTTGTGTTAGTTGGCGGTTCTACACGAATGCCAATGGTGAAGCAGCTAGTGCGGGACTTGATTGGTACAGAACCCAACGAAAACGTCAATCCCGATGAAGTCGTGGGAGTGGGTGCAGCAATTCAAGCAGGCATTCTCGCAGGCGAACTCAAAGATGTACTGCTTTTGGATGTCACACCCCTTTCTATGGGATTGGAAACCATCGGCGGCGTGATGAAAAAACTTATTCCTCGCAACACGACGATTCCAGTCCGCCGTTCTGATATTTTTTCCACGTCTGAAAATAACCAAAATACTGTGGAAATTCACGTAGTCCAGGGCGAACGGGAAATGGCAGCAAACAACAAGTCTTTAGGACGGTTCAAGCTGTATGGTATCCCACCAGCGCCACGAGGAATTCCTCAAGTTCAGGTGTCATTTGATATTGATGCTAATGGTATTTTACAGGTAACAGCCCTAGATAGAACCACTGGGCGAGAGCAAAGTATCACCATTCAAGGCGCTTCCACTTTGAACGAGTCGGAAGTGAATCGGATGATTCAGGACGCTCAAAAATATGCCGATGTCGATCGCGAACGTAAAGAGAGGATAGAAAAGCGGACTCGTTCTGAGGCGTTGATTTTCCAAGCAGAACGACAACTGAGGGAAGTCGCGCTGGAATTCGGTATGCAATTTGCCCGCAGCCGCCGCCAAAGAATTGATAATATTTGCCGACAACTAAAGGAAAGTCTTCAGGAAAATAGCGATCGCGGTATCGATCAAGCCTACGCGGACTTGCAAGATGCTCTCTATGAGCTAAATCGGGAAGTCCGCCAGACTTATGCTGAAGATGAAGACGATGACTTGTTTGGTACTATCCGCGACATCTTTACTGGCGGTGATAAAGAACGAGAACGCGAATCTCCCAGAGATACATATCGAGAACGTGACTCATACAGTAAAGACTATGGCAAAGATTACGGCAGAGACTATGGCAGAGATTATAGCCGCGATAATCGTTCTTCCTCTTATGAAAGTCGTCCTCCACGCAAATCTCGCCCCAGCTACCAAGATAACTGGGATGATGAAGAAGACAATGATTGGTTGTAG
- a CDS encoding M28 family peptidase yields the protein MNLTERLQTSLSEIARERDPYMATAGHFFVQEYIRQQFSQCGSVEIHTFKVRGKVCNNLILNLPSQARGQKKDLLPILIGAHYDGVPGTPAADDNATGVAVLLELARKFAAEPVKYPLRLIAFDMEEYGLLGSADYAALLHQQKQQLRLMISLEMLGYKDSTPGSQSYPPPLERFYPDTGDFIALIGNLRTLPDLIGMSRNIRKVGVPSQWLPVPNRGLIVPQTRLSDHAPFWDLGYPAMMVTDTAFLRNPHYHKASDAIATLDLDFLTRVCEGLEMAIRRL from the coding sequence TTGAATTTAACAGAGCGATTACAGACTTCCCTGAGTGAGATAGCGCGAGAACGCGATCCTTACATGGCAACGGCTGGGCATTTTTTTGTCCAAGAATACATCCGTCAGCAATTTTCCCAATGCGGGAGTGTGGAAATCCACACCTTTAAAGTCAGAGGCAAAGTTTGTAATAACTTGATATTAAATTTACCTTCCCAAGCGAGAGGGCAAAAAAAGGATTTACTACCAATTTTAATTGGCGCTCATTATGATGGCGTTCCGGGAACACCTGCGGCTGATGATAATGCTACAGGTGTGGCGGTGTTGCTGGAATTGGCGAGAAAGTTTGCTGCTGAACCTGTCAAATATCCCTTAAGGCTGATTGCTTTCGATATGGAAGAATACGGCTTATTGGGTAGTGCTGACTATGCAGCCCTGTTGCATCAACAAAAGCAACAGTTACGCTTGATGATCTCCTTAGAAATGCTGGGCTATAAGGATTCTACACCTGGTTCTCAAAGTTACCCCCCTCCTCTAGAACGCTTTTACCCAGATACAGGTGATTTTATTGCTTTAATTGGTAATTTGCGGACATTGCCTGACTTAATTGGGATGAGCCGTAATATTCGCAAAGTTGGCGTACCTAGTCAATGGCTACCCGTGCCGAATCGAGGTTTAATAGTTCCTCAAACCAGACTTAGCGATCATGCACCTTTCTGGGATTTGGGTTATCCAGCAATGATGGTGACAGATACGGCATTCTTGCGAAATCCACATTATCACAAAGCTAGTGATGCGATCGCTACTTTGGATTTAGATTTTCTGACTCGCGTATGTGAAGGTTTAGAGATGGCAATTCGGCGATTGTGA